From the Leucobacter tenebrionis genome, one window contains:
- a CDS encoding MFS transporter: MSVPSLSPLRRAVALFALAFGGFGIGVTEFATMGLLPDIASDLIPGFDQEPDRMIAQAGMLITAYALGVVVGAPTFAVLAARVSQTRLVFWLLGLFIVGTVASACMPSFGSLALFRFIAALPHGAYFGVASLLAARIMGPGNQGRGIALALSGLTIANVVGVPLATWMGQLFGWRAAYALVALIFATTLLLSFAALPRYPGNPERSPMRELSALRNPRIWVMIAVGSVGFGGFFAVYSYIAEVTTRETGFAPTTVPWVLACLGIGMTIGNVLGGWATDRSPRRTVTWGFGAFIATLVLYTQFAWHPVGLFVCVFMLGVTSSLLIPSIQSRLVRISDEAALLGAAINHAAFNIGNSLGAWLGGVVIAAGLGYLAPGWVGVVLAALGLSLVLLSNAVERRDKAKGLNTVGIAVVE; the protein is encoded by the coding sequence GTGAGCGTTCCCTCCCTCTCCCCGCTCCGCCGCGCGGTCGCGCTCTTCGCGCTCGCGTTCGGCGGATTCGGCATCGGCGTGACCGAGTTCGCCACGATGGGATTGCTGCCCGACATCGCGAGCGACCTGATCCCGGGCTTCGATCAGGAGCCCGACCGGATGATCGCGCAGGCCGGCATGCTGATCACGGCCTACGCGCTCGGCGTGGTGGTCGGCGCGCCCACCTTCGCCGTGCTGGCGGCGCGCGTGTCGCAGACGCGGCTCGTGTTCTGGCTGCTGGGCCTCTTCATCGTCGGCACCGTGGCGTCCGCCTGCATGCCCAGCTTCGGTTCGCTGGCGCTCTTCCGGTTCATCGCGGCGCTGCCGCACGGTGCGTACTTCGGCGTGGCATCGCTGCTCGCCGCACGCATCATGGGGCCGGGCAATCAGGGGCGCGGGATCGCGCTCGCCCTCTCAGGCCTCACCATCGCCAACGTGGTGGGCGTGCCGCTCGCGACCTGGATGGGCCAGCTGTTCGGATGGCGCGCCGCCTACGCGCTCGTCGCGCTGATCTTCGCGACGACCCTGCTGCTCTCGTTCGCCGCGCTGCCGCGCTACCCGGGCAATCCGGAGCGCAGCCCGATGCGCGAGCTCTCGGCGCTGCGCAACCCCCGCATCTGGGTGATGATCGCGGTCGGGTCGGTGGGCTTCGGCGGGTTCTTCGCGGTCTACTCCTACATCGCCGAGGTCACGACGCGCGAGACGGGCTTCGCCCCGACCACTGTGCCGTGGGTGCTCGCCTGCCTGGGCATCGGCATGACGATCGGCAACGTGCTGGGCGGGTGGGCCACCGACCGCAGCCCCCGCCGCACGGTCACCTGGGGCTTCGGCGCTTTCATCGCCACGCTCGTGCTCTACACGCAGTTCGCGTGGCATCCGGTCGGGCTCTTCGTCTGCGTGTTCATGCTCGGCGTCACCTCGTCGCTGCTGATCCCGTCGATCCAGTCCCGCCTGGTCCGCATCTCGGACGAGGCGGCGCTGCTCGGCGCCGCGATCAACCACGCCGCGTTCAACATCGGCAACAGCCTCGGCGCCTGGCTGGGCGGCGTGGTGATCGCGGCCGGCCTCGGCTACCTGGCGCCCGGCTGGGTCGGCGTGGTGCTGGCCGCGCTCGGCCTGAGCCTCGTGCTGCTCAGCAACGCGGTGGAGCGTCGCGACAAGGCCAAGGGTCTCAACACGGTCGGTATCGCGGTCGTGGAGTAG
- a CDS encoding flavin reductase family protein: MTIDPQAEHIGAAALKSAFREHPAGVALITAQTPEGPVGLTASSVASVGIDPAALSFSVTRATGSAGGILAADTYLVHLLDARHAAIGAAFAVSGSERFTPEQSWTTLPTGEPHLPNTRVALRCRTLHSLGVGASVVVVAEVLDAVFGEPADPMVYLDRAFRTLAPVE; encoded by the coding sequence ATGACCATCGATCCGCAGGCCGAGCACATCGGGGCCGCAGCGCTCAAGAGCGCCTTCCGCGAGCACCCCGCGGGCGTCGCACTCATCACGGCGCAGACTCCCGAGGGCCCCGTCGGTCTCACGGCATCGAGCGTCGCATCGGTCGGGATCGATCCCGCAGCGCTCTCATTCTCGGTCACCCGCGCGACGGGCAGCGCCGGCGGCATCCTCGCAGCTGACACGTATCTCGTACACCTGCTCGATGCGCGGCACGCGGCGATCGGCGCCGCCTTCGCGGTCTCGGGCTCCGAGCGATTCACGCCCGAGCAGAGCTGGACGACGCTGCCCACCGGCGAGCCGCATCTGCCGAACACGCGCGTCGCGCTGCGCTGCCGCACCCTGCACTCCCTCGGCGTCGGGGCCTCGGTCGTGGTGGTCGCCGAGGTGCTCGACGCCGTGTTCGGCGAGCCGGCGGATCCGATGGTGTACCTCGACCGCGCATTCCGCACGCTCGCTCCCGTGGAGTAG
- a CDS encoding glutathione peroxidase — protein MDLRDVPLTTIDGEPTSLAEYADRAVLVVNVASRCGLTPQYAKLEELQRRYADRGFTVLGFPCNQFLNQEPGTADEIKTFCSTSYGVTFPLMEKVRVNGRNKHPLYALLHEVPDDDGKRGRVKWNFEKFLVAPDGSVRRFRPQVEPDDPGIIAAIEAALPRSA, from the coding sequence ATGGACCTCCGCGACGTACCCCTGACCACGATCGACGGCGAGCCCACCTCGCTCGCGGAGTACGCGGATCGCGCGGTGCTCGTCGTGAACGTCGCGTCGCGCTGCGGACTGACACCCCAGTACGCCAAGCTCGAGGAGCTGCAGCGGCGGTACGCGGATCGAGGCTTCACGGTCCTCGGCTTCCCGTGCAACCAGTTCCTGAATCAGGAGCCCGGCACGGCCGACGAGATCAAGACCTTCTGCTCGACGAGCTACGGGGTGACCTTCCCGCTCATGGAGAAGGTCCGGGTGAACGGGCGGAACAAGCATCCGCTCTACGCGTTGCTGCACGAGGTGCCCGATGACGACGGGAAGCGCGGGCGGGTCAAGTGGAACTTCGAGAAGTTCCTGGTCGCCCCCGACGGGTCGGTGCGGCGGTTCCGGCCGCAGGTCGAGCCGGACGACCCCGGGATCATCGCGGCGATCGAGGCTGCGCTGCCCCGCTCGGCGTGA
- a CDS encoding CGNR zinc finger domain-containing protein, which translates to MHLNPYGEYAVLLAASLANDWPDDREGIVARAREVGMTVEFPEEPGDHRRVRRVIDDWLTVVDAPDPRSRARILNDHMARAAAYPRLTDHHDEGWHLHYRDDDATSLPRVLFAVISVGTALHLTTRGMHRLARCAAGEDPGDPCEAVVVDVTRNGRQRYCSVRCANRAAVRRHRARAVDGRGS; encoded by the coding sequence ATGCATCTCAACCCTTACGGCGAGTACGCCGTGCTCCTGGCCGCATCGCTCGCCAACGACTGGCCCGATGACCGCGAGGGCATCGTGGCTCGAGCGCGCGAGGTGGGCATGACCGTGGAGTTCCCCGAGGAGCCCGGCGACCATCGGCGCGTGCGCCGGGTCATCGACGACTGGCTGACCGTCGTCGACGCCCCGGATCCCCGCAGCCGCGCCCGCATCCTCAACGACCACATGGCGCGGGCAGCCGCCTACCCGCGTCTCACCGACCACCACGACGAGGGGTGGCACCTCCACTACCGCGACGACGACGCGACCTCGCTCCCCCGAGTGCTCTTCGCGGTCATCAGCGTGGGCACCGCCCTGCACCTGACGACCCGCGGCATGCACCGACTCGCGCGCTGCGCTGCGGGCGAGGATCCCGGGGACCCCTGCGAGGCAGTGGTCGTCGATGTGACCCGCAACGGGCGGCAGCGCTACTGCTCGGTGCGCTGCGCGAATCGCGCCGCGGTGCGGCGGCACAGAGCGCGTGCCGTCGACGGTCGAGGCTCCTGA
- a CDS encoding peroxiredoxin: MVLEVGAQAPDFTLSDQHGEELTLSELVAEGPVALVFFPFAFSGICTGELCELRDNLSIFADNKVRLLGISIDSVYALKAWADQEGYEFSILSDFWPHGEVAKQYGVFVEEAGIATRATLLIGEDRRVLASFETAPGEARDFAAYREALEAIA, from the coding sequence ATGGTGCTCGAGGTCGGCGCACAGGCGCCCGATTTCACGCTCTCGGATCAGCACGGCGAGGAGCTGACGCTGTCGGAACTGGTCGCGGAGGGGCCGGTCGCGCTCGTCTTCTTCCCGTTCGCGTTCTCCGGCATCTGCACCGGCGAGCTCTGCGAGCTGCGCGACAACCTGTCGATCTTCGCCGATAACAAGGTGCGCCTGCTCGGCATCTCGATCGACTCGGTCTACGCCCTGAAGGCGTGGGCGGATCAGGAGGGCTACGAGTTCTCGATCCTCTCCGACTTCTGGCCGCACGGCGAGGTGGCGAAGCAGTACGGCGTCTTCGTCGAGGAGGCCGGTATCGCGACCCGCGCCACGCTCCTGATCGGCGAGGATCGTCGCGTGCTCGCCTCCTTCGAGACCGCTCCGGGCGAGGCGCGCGACTTCGCGGCCTACCGCGAGGCGCTCGAGGCGATCGCCTGA
- the aceE gene encoding pyruvate dehydrogenase (acetyl-transferring), homodimeric type has translation MAVNTQDPYAPDRDDMDPQETAEWRESLDAVVEERGAGRGREIMTSLLDRSRQLHLNVPQVPTTDYVNTIASADEPDFPGNEELERRYRSWIRWNAAMTVHRAQRPGIGVGGHISTYASAASLYEVGFNHFFRGQDHPGGGDQIFVQGHASPGMYARAFLEGRLSADQLDGFRQEKSHLAGGLPSYPHPRLLPDFWQFPTVSMGLGPINAIYQAQFNKYLTNRGIKDCSDQHVWAFLGDGEMDEVESRGQLQVAANEGLDNLTFVINCNLQRLDGPVRGNGKIIQELESYFRGAGWNVIKVIWGREWDDLLERDTDGALLNVMNTTPDGDFQTYKAENGGFVRDHFFGKDERALKLVEGYTDDQIWGLRRGGHDYRKVFAAYKAATEHNGRPTVILAKTIKGYGLGPHFEGRNATHQMKKMTLEDLKLFRDTMHIPISDAQLEADPYLPPYYHPGEKDEAIEYIHERRRALGGYLPARRTKHVPVTLPEPKSYAVASKGSGTQEAATTMVFVRMLRDLMRDKGFGARFVPIIPDEARTFGMDSYFPTSKIYNPHGQNYVSVDRELLLAYKESPQGVLLHVGINEAGATAAFTAVGTSYSTQGEPMIPVYIFYSMFGFQRTGDAFWAAGDQMARGFVIGATAGRTTLTGEGLQHADGHSLALASTNPAVVAYDPAYGYEIGHIVRSGIERMYGGEHPDPNVMYYLTVYNEPIVHPAEPENVDVEGIVRGIHRVSEAPDRGNRAQILASGVAVPWAIEAQELLAQDWDVAADVWSVTSWNELQRDGAAAEQHNFRNLGGETRVPYLQQKLEGAEGPVVAVSDWSTQVPEQIRPYVPGDYSVLGADGFGFSDTRAAARRYFGIDRESVVVKVLQRLAAQGRIDADVPRRAAEQYRLNDVNAGTTGGAGGEA, from the coding sequence TTGGCTGTGAACACGCAGGATCCCTACGCGCCCGATCGTGACGATATGGATCCTCAGGAGACCGCCGAGTGGCGCGAGTCGCTCGACGCCGTGGTCGAGGAGCGGGGCGCCGGTCGCGGCCGCGAGATCATGACGAGCCTGCTCGACCGCTCGCGACAGCTGCATCTCAACGTTCCCCAGGTGCCGACCACCGACTACGTCAACACCATCGCCTCCGCGGACGAGCCCGACTTCCCCGGCAATGAGGAGCTCGAGCGCCGGTACCGCTCCTGGATCCGCTGGAACGCGGCGATGACCGTGCATCGCGCGCAACGCCCCGGCATCGGCGTCGGCGGCCACATCTCGACGTACGCGTCGGCGGCCTCGCTGTACGAGGTCGGCTTCAACCACTTCTTCCGCGGCCAGGATCACCCGGGCGGCGGCGATCAGATCTTCGTGCAGGGCCACGCCTCCCCCGGCATGTACGCCCGCGCATTCCTCGAGGGGCGCCTGAGCGCCGATCAGCTCGACGGCTTCCGCCAGGAGAAGTCGCACCTCGCCGGCGGCCTCCCGAGCTACCCGCACCCGCGCCTCCTCCCCGACTTCTGGCAGTTCCCCACCGTGTCGATGGGTCTCGGCCCGATCAACGCCATCTACCAGGCGCAGTTCAACAAGTACCTCACCAACCGCGGCATCAAGGACTGCTCCGACCAGCACGTCTGGGCGTTCCTCGGCGACGGCGAGATGGACGAGGTCGAGAGCCGCGGCCAGCTGCAGGTCGCCGCGAACGAGGGGCTCGACAACCTGACCTTCGTGATCAACTGCAACCTGCAGCGCCTGGACGGCCCCGTGCGGGGCAACGGCAAGATCATCCAGGAGCTCGAAAGCTACTTCCGCGGCGCCGGCTGGAACGTGATCAAGGTGATCTGGGGCCGCGAGTGGGACGACCTGCTGGAGCGGGACACCGACGGCGCGCTGCTCAACGTGATGAACACGACGCCCGACGGCGACTTCCAGACCTACAAGGCCGAGAACGGCGGCTTCGTGCGCGACCACTTCTTCGGCAAGGACGAGCGCGCGCTGAAGCTCGTCGAGGGCTACACCGATGACCAGATCTGGGGTCTCCGCCGCGGCGGTCACGACTACCGCAAGGTCTTCGCCGCGTACAAGGCCGCGACCGAGCACAACGGCCGCCCGACCGTGATCCTCGCGAAGACGATCAAGGGCTACGGCCTCGGCCCCCACTTCGAGGGCCGCAACGCGACCCACCAGATGAAGAAGATGACGCTCGAAGACCTCAAGCTCTTCCGCGACACCATGCACATCCCCATCTCCGACGCGCAGCTCGAGGCCGACCCCTACCTCCCGCCCTACTACCACCCGGGCGAGAAGGACGAGGCGATCGAGTACATCCACGAGCGCCGCCGCGCGCTCGGCGGCTACCTCCCCGCGCGTCGCACCAAGCACGTGCCGGTCACGCTGCCCGAGCCCAAGAGCTACGCGGTCGCGTCGAAGGGATCCGGCACGCAGGAGGCGGCGACCACGATGGTCTTCGTGCGCATGCTCAGGGACCTCATGCGCGACAAGGGCTTCGGCGCGCGCTTCGTGCCGATCATTCCCGACGAGGCCCGCACCTTCGGCATGGACTCCTACTTCCCGACCTCGAAGATCTACAACCCGCACGGCCAGAACTACGTATCGGTCGACCGCGAGTTGCTGCTGGCCTACAAGGAGAGCCCGCAGGGCGTTCTGCTGCACGTCGGCATCAACGAGGCCGGCGCGACGGCCGCCTTCACCGCGGTCGGCACGTCGTACTCGACGCAGGGCGAGCCGATGATCCCGGTCTACATCTTCTACTCGATGTTCGGCTTCCAGCGCACGGGCGACGCCTTCTGGGCGGCCGGCGACCAGATGGCGCGCGGCTTCGTGATCGGCGCCACCGCGGGCCGCACCACGCTCACGGGCGAGGGCCTGCAGCACGCCGACGGGCACTCGCTCGCCCTGGCCTCGACGAACCCCGCGGTCGTCGCCTACGACCCGGCCTACGGCTACGAGATCGGCCACATCGTGCGCTCCGGCATCGAGCGCATGTACGGCGGCGAGCACCCCGATCCGAACGTCATGTACTACCTCACGGTCTACAACGAGCCGATCGTGCACCCCGCGGAGCCCGAGAACGTCGATGTCGAGGGCATCGTGCGCGGTATCCACCGGGTGAGCGAGGCTCCGGATCGCGGCAACCGCGCTCAGATCCTCGCGTCCGGCGTGGCCGTGCCCTGGGCGATCGAGGCGCAGGAGCTGCTCGCGCAGGACTGGGACGTCGCGGCCGACGTGTGGAGCGTGACCAGCTGGAACGAGCTGCAGCGCGACGGCGCCGCCGCCGAGCAGCACAACTTCCGCAATCTCGGCGGCGAGACCCGCGTGCCCTACCTGCAGCAGAAGCTCGAGGGCGCGGAGGGCCCGGTCGTGGCCGTCAGCGACTGGTCGACCCAGGTGCCCGAGCAGATCCGCCCCTACGTTCCGGGCGACTACTCCGTGCTCGGCGCCGACGGCTTCGGGTTCTCCGACACCCGCGCCGCGGCCCGCCGCTACTTCGGCATCGACCGCGAGTCCGTCGTCGTGAAGGTGCTGCAGCGCCTCGCCGCGCAGGGCCGCATCGACGCCGACGTGCCGCGTCGTGCAGCCGAGCAGTACCGGCTGAACGACGTGAACGCCGGCACGACCGGCGGCGCGGGCGGCGAGGCCTGA
- a CDS encoding PucR family transcriptional regulator, which translates to MDRTKEQELAWLRTITGELSTRTITRLDETLPWYGKMPPSRRSSVGLVAQTGISSFIQWYEDPSSTPWIASDVFGAAPRELLRSISLQETLQLIRVVVSVVEERVAPRSEALREAVLHYSRDVAFAAADVYARAAEARGLWDARLEALVVDSILTGESDDELPSRIAALGWHGDGEAAVLVGTAERVVDVDQLRRSARHAGADALIGLQGSRLVLVLGRLDAQQHGVAPIDPPLSFLEIAGRLADGFSDGPLVLGPTVDNLVDASRSARAALAGVAVARSWRNAPRPVAADDLLPERALAGDGLARRTLIEQIYEPLAAHSGELLETLWCYLDNGRSLEATARELFVHPNTVRYRLKKVSEVIGWNATGAREALILQSALIAGSIAQSGRRPGAASSSR; encoded by the coding sequence ATGGATCGCACGAAAGAGCAGGAGCTCGCCTGGTTGCGAACGATCACCGGCGAGCTTTCCACGCGCACCATCACCCGACTCGACGAGACGCTGCCGTGGTACGGCAAGATGCCGCCCAGTCGGCGCTCGTCGGTCGGGCTGGTCGCGCAGACCGGGATCAGCTCCTTCATCCAGTGGTACGAGGATCCGAGTTCGACCCCGTGGATCGCCTCCGACGTGTTCGGTGCGGCACCGCGCGAGCTGCTGCGCTCGATCAGCCTGCAGGAGACCCTGCAGCTGATCCGCGTCGTGGTGTCGGTCGTCGAGGAGCGAGTCGCGCCGCGGAGCGAAGCGCTTCGCGAGGCGGTGCTGCACTACTCGCGCGACGTGGCCTTCGCGGCCGCCGACGTGTATGCGCGGGCCGCGGAGGCGCGCGGACTGTGGGACGCGCGGCTCGAGGCGCTGGTGGTCGACTCGATCCTCACCGGTGAGAGCGATGATGAACTGCCGAGCCGGATCGCGGCGCTCGGCTGGCACGGCGACGGCGAGGCCGCGGTGCTCGTGGGCACGGCTGAACGCGTCGTCGACGTGGATCAGCTGCGCCGCTCGGCGAGACACGCGGGTGCCGACGCTCTGATCGGTCTGCAGGGCTCGCGCCTCGTGCTGGTGCTCGGGCGCCTCGACGCTCAGCAGCACGGTGTCGCCCCGATCGATCCCCCGCTCAGCTTCCTCGAGATCGCCGGGCGCCTCGCCGACGGCTTCTCGGACGGTCCGCTGGTGCTCGGCCCGACGGTCGACAACCTCGTCGACGCCTCGCGGAGCGCCCGCGCGGCGCTCGCCGGCGTCGCCGTCGCACGGTCGTGGCGCAACGCGCCTCGCCCGGTCGCGGCCGACGACCTGCTCCCGGAGCGCGCCCTCGCGGGCGACGGACTCGCTCGCCGCACCCTCATCGAGCAGATCTACGAACCGCTCGCGGCCCACTCGGGCGAGCTGCTCGAGACGCTGTGGTGCTACCTCGACAACGGTCGCTCGCTCGAAGCGACGGCGCGAGAGCTGTTCGTGCACCCGAACACGGTGCGCTACCGGCTCAAGAAGGTGTCCGAGGTGATCGGCTGGAATGCGACCGGGGCCCGGGAGGCCCTGATCCTGCAGTCCGCCCTCATCGCCGGCTCGATCGCGCAGAGCGGACGCCGCCCGGGTGCGGCGTCGTCGTCAAGATGA
- a CDS encoding acyltransferase family protein, producing the protein MPTAAPAATLQNRLTGEARSSTKRTFRRDIQGLRTIAVLAVLIYHLAPTALPGGFVGVDIFFVISGFLITGLLLREIESTGTISLRSFYARRAKRLFPAAALVLAATVGLTLLFLPEPRWGSIGWDVIASAFFVENWRLAAVSVDYLSQDAAPSPLQHFWSLGVEEQFYFVWPFLLIAIGFFFTRGRHRGSGISSRRFRPTVICVLSTVTAVSFALSIVMTAASPDSAYFVTPTRVWELALGALLAASIGYTEKLSDSLLAFLGWAGIAGIAASLMLIGATVPYPGSAALLPAAATALVIAGGARPSRFGPAGVLGVRPALFVGNISYSLYLWHWPVIVVATAMVERISVSLALLLAALSMILAWGCYRFVEKPIMKSEILEAEPVRAMQVGLTMTMVAALLGMWVVYQDGVNKDQARAAAAATAPASGLDTGDDTDGRPEEIIQGALTLPEPPAGVEPADSFPRIAPAPVNAAADWHNCPSTEVAGTEVQSCSFGPSDGIQVALVGDSHAKQWIPALEPIAIEHGWRVDVYLHDACPFAAGELRRGDDSVYETCMLWNAEVQERLLARSELAAVIATNYTHSAGPATGGISGMAQLHSAAWQQFIEIGVPVIAIRDTPSLKYDVPECVAEHGGELSKCARPRSEVFDDRGLALVEAASITPGASLIDLNEYICPGTSCAAVIGEVLVYRDSDHLTMTYARSLSRALGSRLVPLIEGSEPAPADEAAES; encoded by the coding sequence ATGCCCACAGCTGCACCCGCTGCAACACTTCAGAACCGCCTCACCGGCGAAGCCCGTTCCTCGACGAAGCGCACGTTTCGCCGCGACATCCAGGGACTGCGCACGATCGCGGTGCTGGCGGTTCTCATATATCACCTGGCTCCGACGGCGCTCCCCGGCGGGTTCGTCGGCGTCGACATCTTCTTCGTGATCTCCGGCTTTCTGATCACCGGGCTCCTGCTCCGCGAGATCGAATCCACCGGGACGATCTCCCTGCGGAGCTTCTACGCCCGCCGTGCAAAGCGCCTCTTCCCCGCCGCCGCGCTCGTGCTCGCCGCGACCGTCGGCCTCACCCTGCTCTTCCTGCCCGAGCCGCGCTGGGGGTCCATCGGGTGGGACGTGATCGCGTCGGCCTTCTTCGTCGAGAACTGGCGGCTCGCGGCGGTGTCGGTCGACTATCTCAGCCAGGATGCGGCGCCGAGCCCGCTCCAGCACTTCTGGTCCCTCGGCGTCGAGGAGCAGTTCTACTTCGTGTGGCCGTTCCTCCTGATCGCCATCGGCTTCTTCTTCACGCGCGGTCGCCACCGCGGCTCGGGTATCTCCAGTCGGAGATTCAGGCCGACCGTCATCTGCGTGCTATCGACGGTCACGGCGGTGTCATTCGCCCTCTCGATCGTGATGACCGCCGCGAGCCCCGACTCCGCCTATTTCGTGACGCCCACGCGAGTGTGGGAGCTTGCGCTCGGTGCGCTTCTCGCGGCTTCGATCGGATATACCGAGAAGCTGTCCGATTCGCTTCTCGCCTTCCTGGGCTGGGCAGGGATCGCCGGCATCGCGGCCTCCCTCATGCTCATCGGGGCGACCGTACCGTATCCGGGATCAGCGGCTCTACTCCCCGCGGCGGCGACGGCGCTCGTCATCGCGGGAGGGGCGAGGCCATCCCGTTTCGGCCCGGCGGGGGTGCTCGGAGTCCGACCCGCGTTGTTCGTCGGCAACATCTCGTACTCCCTCTATCTGTGGCACTGGCCGGTCATCGTCGTCGCGACCGCCATGGTGGAGCGCATCTCCGTGAGCCTCGCGCTGCTGCTCGCAGCGCTGTCCATGATCCTCGCCTGGGGATGCTACCGATTCGTCGAGAAACCGATCATGAAGTCCGAGATCCTCGAGGCCGAACCCGTCAGAGCGATGCAGGTCGGCCTGACGATGACGATGGTCGCTGCGCTTCTCGGCATGTGGGTCGTGTATCAGGACGGAGTCAACAAGGATCAGGCGCGCGCGGCCGCGGCCGCAACCGCTCCGGCGAGCGGCCTGGATACCGGGGACGATACCGACGGCCGGCCGGAGGAGATCATTCAGGGAGCGCTCACGCTGCCTGAGCCACCGGCCGGCGTGGAACCCGCCGACTCCTTTCCTCGCATCGCCCCGGCACCGGTGAACGCCGCGGCCGACTGGCACAACTGCCCGTCGACGGAGGTCGCGGGCACGGAGGTGCAGTCATGCAGCTTCGGTCCGAGCGACGGAATCCAGGTAGCCCTTGTGGGCGATTCGCACGCGAAACAGTGGATCCCTGCGCTGGAGCCGATCGCGATCGAACACGGGTGGCGCGTCGACGTCTACCTCCACGACGCCTGCCCGTTCGCAGCCGGCGAGCTGCGCAGGGGCGACGACTCGGTCTACGAGACGTGCATGCTCTGGAACGCGGAGGTGCAGGAGCGACTGCTCGCTCGGTCCGAGCTCGCGGCGGTCATCGCGACCAATTACACCCATTCGGCAGGGCCGGCCACGGGCGGTATCTCCGGTATGGCGCAACTGCACTCGGCCGCCTGGCAGCAGTTCATCGAGATCGGCGTCCCCGTGATCGCCATTCGCGATACACCCTCGTTGAAGTACGACGTGCCCGAGTGCGTGGCCGAGCATGGCGGCGAGCTCTCGAAGTGCGCCCGACCGCGATCGGAGGTCTTCGACGACCGCGGCCTCGCCCTGGTGGAGGCGGCATCGATCACGCCGGGCGCCTCGCTGATCGATCTCAACGAGTACATCTGCCCGGGGACCTCCTGCGCGGCAGTCATCGGGGAGGTCCTAGTGTATCGCGACTCTGATCATTTGACGATGACCTACGCGAGATCGCTGAGCCGAGCGCTCGGGTCGCGTCTGGTCCCCCTGATCGAGGGATCCGAGCCCGCGCCGGCCGATGAGGCCGCCGAGTCTTGA
- a CDS encoding ACP S-malonyltransferase, which produces MIVIACPGQGSQTPGFLNEWLELPGSREFLGEASERAGVDLVAHGTVSDADTIRDTAVAQPLIVAASLLAWRELSARTSVADAGIAGHSVGEFAAAAAAGVLSEQDALRLVGVRGRAMAEAATKAETGMAAVVGGVEADVLAKIEAHGLTPANRNGGGQIVAAGARESLAALAEDAPRGARVIPLQVAGAFHTDYMASAIPVLREAAEGVTASAPTHRLWTNADGSIVEDGARFVELLVSQIANPVRWDACMEGFQTAGISGLIELTPAGALTGIAKRGLKGVPSVAIKSPADLDTAVALITETAPAA; this is translated from the coding sequence GTGATTGTCATCGCCTGCCCTGGACAGGGCTCACAGACCCCCGGATTCCTGAACGAGTGGCTCGAGCTGCCGGGCAGCCGCGAGTTCCTCGGCGAAGCCTCGGAGCGCGCCGGAGTCGACCTCGTGGCCCACGGCACGGTGAGTGATGCGGACACCATTCGCGACACCGCGGTCGCGCAGCCGCTGATCGTCGCCGCGAGCCTGCTCGCCTGGCGTGAGCTGTCCGCCCGCACCTCGGTCGCCGATGCCGGCATCGCGGGACACTCGGTGGGAGAGTTCGCGGCAGCGGCGGCGGCGGGTGTGCTCTCCGAGCAGGACGCGCTGCGACTCGTCGGCGTGCGCGGTCGCGCCATGGCGGAGGCCGCGACGAAGGCGGAGACCGGCATGGCCGCCGTGGTCGGCGGAGTCGAGGCCGATGTTCTCGCCAAGATCGAGGCGCACGGTCTCACCCCGGCGAACCGCAACGGCGGCGGTCAGATCGTGGCCGCGGGCGCGCGCGAGTCGCTCGCCGCTCTGGCCGAAGATGCCCCTCGCGGCGCACGGGTGATCCCGCTGCAGGTCGCCGGGGCCTTCCACACGGACTACATGGCGAGCGCGATCCCCGTGCTGCGCGAAGCGGCCGAGGGAGTGACCGCCTCCGCGCCGACCCATCGCCTGTGGACCAACGCCGACGGGTCGATCGTCGAAGACGGAGCTCGCTTCGTGGAGCTGCTCGTGTCGCAGATCGCGAACCCGGTGCGCTGGGACGCCTGCATGGAGGGCTTCCAGACGGCCGGCATCTCGGGCCTCATCGAGCTGACGCCCGCGGGTGCGCTCACCGGCATCGCGAAGCGCGGGCTCAAGGGCGTGCCGAGCGTCGCGATCAAGTCCCCCGCCGACCTCGATACCGCCGTGGCACTCATCACCGAGACTGCTCCGGCAGCCTGA